One Vicugna pacos chromosome X, VicPac4, whole genome shotgun sequence DNA window includes the following coding sequences:
- the ARSF gene encoding arylsulfatase F codes for MMKLRSLFTSLPWLCVLLNTCPSQGVTGEKPNVVLIMVDDLGIGDLGCYGNDTMRTPHVDRLAREGVRLTQHISAASMCTPSRSAFLTGRYPIRSGMVSNRTVRVIRSLGVSAGLPTNETTFAALLKNQGYSTGLIGKWHQGLDCQSQSDHCHHPYNYGFDYFYGMPYTLVESCWPDPSRNTELAISSRLWLCVQLVILAALTFTLGKLSRWIAVSWSLILSMILFVFLLGYFWLSSYTSQLYWDCLLVRDHKITEQPMKAERAGYIMVREAVSFLERHHQGPFLLLFCFLHVHIPLPTADAFLGVSKHGLYGDNLQEMDTMLGKILDAIDNLGLKNNTLVYFTSDHGGHLESRRGHIQLGGWNGIYKGGKGMGGWEGGIRVPGIIRWPGKLPAGKVIDEPTSLMDIFPTLAAVSGGTLPQDRVIDGRNLLPLLQGDVQHSEHEFLFHYCGPYLHAARWHPKDSKAVWKVHYVTPVFQPPGAQACYVTTYCRCSG; via the exons ATGATGAAACTCAG GAGCCTCTTTACCTCCCTGCCTTGGTTGTGCGTACTCTTAAACACGTGCCCGTCACAAGGGGTAACCGGCGAGAAGCCTAATGTCGTCCTGATCATGGTGGATGACCTTGGCATTGGCGATCTCGGTTGCTATGGGAATGACACAATGAG GACTCCTCACGTCGACCGCTTAGCCAGGGAAGGTGTGCGGCTGACGCAGCACATCTCGGCAGCCTCGATGTGTACTCCCAGCCGATCTGCTTTCCTGACGGGAAGATACCCCATCCGCTCAG GAATGGTTTCTAACAGAACTGTCCGTGTCATCCGGTCCCTTGGAGTGTCTGCTGGACTCCCTACAAATGAAACAACATTCGCCGCCTTACTCAAGAACCAAGGGTACAGCACAGGACTCATCG GCAAGTGGCATCAGGGCTTAGATTGCCAATCACAAAGTGACCATTGCCACCACCCATATAATTATGGATTTGATTACTTCTACGGGATGCCATATACACTGGTGGAGTCCTGCTGGCCAGATCCTTCCCGCAACACGGAATTAGCCATCTCAAGCAGACTCTGGCTCTGTGTGCAGCTGGTCATCTTGGCAGCTCTCACTTTTacgttggggaaactgagtcgcTGGATCGCTGTCTCCTGGTCCCTCATCCTCTCCatgattctttttgttttcctcctgGGCTACTTCTGGTTGTCCAGCTATACATCCCAGCTGTACTGGGATTGCCTCCTCGTTCGAGACCACAAGATCACCGAACAGCCCATGAAGGCAGAACGAGCTGGGTACATCATGGTGAGGGAGGCGGTTTCATTTTTAGAAAG GCACCATCAAggacccttcctcctccttttctgctTTCTTCATGTGCACATCCCTCTCCCCACAGCGGATGCCTTCTTGGGCGTCAGCAAGCACGGTCTGTACGGGGATAACCTGCAGGAGATGGACACCATGCTGG gcaAGATACTTGATGCCATTGATAATCTGGGTCTGAAGAACAACACCCTTGTCTACTTTACATCAGACCACGGAGGGCATCTGGAGTCCAGGAGAGGCCACATCCAGCTCGGAGGATGGAACGGAATATACAAAG GTGGAAAAGGGATGGGCGGCTGGGAAGGTGGAATCCGTGTTCCGGGAATTATCCGATGGCCCGGAAAATTGCCAGCCGGGAAAGTGATTGATGAGCCAACAAGTTTAATGGATATTTTCCCAACTCTGGCTGCGGTGTCCGGGGGAACTCTGCCTCAGGACAG GGTGATTGACGGCCGGAATCTGCTGCCCTTGCTTCAGGGTGATGTCCAGCACTCAGAACACGAGTTCTTGTTCCACTACTGTGGTCCTTACCTGCATGCCGCCCGCTGGCATCCAAAGGACA GCAAGGCAGTGTGGAAGGTTCATTATGTGACCCCAGTATTCCAGCCACCAGGGGCTCAGGCCTGCTATGTGACCACCTACTGCAGATGCTCAGGATAA